The following is a genomic window from Petrotoga sp. 9PWA.NaAc.5.4.
TTACATTTTTTATTTTATTTACTATTAGATCATATATTTTTTCTTCTTCATCTTCCATTACTTTTGAATTCTCATCTGAATCATTCTCTTGCTGCGATATATGGTTTGTGGATACTTCTTCAGTAGTTACAATAGGGTTTTCCATTATAGAACCATCTTCAAAGTAATGCATGGTCGTTTCTCTAACCATAAAAAATAATAAAAACCACTCATATAAATCTAAAGTTATGATTCTAAAAAGCATGGCTACATTTCCATCTCTTAGTTTTATGAATCTATTTTTGACAATTTGATGTTGTAACTCTGATTCTTGAAGCTGCCATTGATCCTTAATTATTCTGTTGATCATATTGGAATAAGAAATCCAACTCAATACAAAAACTCCCAAGATTAAATAAAGTGGCCATGATGGTAAGACAAAATTTTGTAGTTCTTCTAAACTTAAGGAAGCAATTTGTTCTATGATAACTGTGTAGAAAATAGACATAATAACAATAGAGATAACGTATAAAATAAACCAAATAAAAGGATTTTTTTTATCAATTTCAGGGAAGTTCCAATTATTTGATTCATAAACTTTTTTCATTCTTTCAATATGTGTTTTTCTATTTTTAATTAGGATGTGATAACTAAAAAATAATAAAGCTATTCCTACAAACTGTAATATTGGAATGTAGTATAATACAAAGCCTACCAAAATTAATATGGGTCTTATTATAATCATTTTTACCTCCATATATTATTTATTACTATCTTTAGAAATTCCAAAACTTAAGTCTTACAAATTTTTTAGCTTTAAATTTTTTCAAAAATACCTCATTCATTTAATTTTTCTAAGATTATTTCAGTTACCCAGCTTCTTTCAACTTGAGTTTGCTCACCACTTTCCATGTCTCTTATTGTTACTATGTCATTTGAAATTTCATCTTCCCCTAAAACTAATGTAAATCTAGCGTTCAATCTATCTGCATGTCTAAACTGTCCACTGAGATTTCTTTGAGAAATATTTAAAAAGGTTTTTATCCCTTTTTTTCTTAATTCTTTAGAAAGCTTTATGCCTTCTATTTGGCCTCTTTCCCCTTGAAAAGCTATATATACATCAATTAAAGCTCTTTTTTTTATTTTGACTTCTTCCTTTTTTAGTGCTTCGATAATTCTTTCTATGCCTAACGCAAAACCAACTGCAGGGGTTTTTGGACCGCCTAATTGTTCAACTAAATTATCATACCTCCCACCCCCTACAATTACAGTTTGCTCTCCTAAATCTTTATGTATTACTTCAAAAGCAGTTTTAGAATAATAGTCTAATCCCCTAACTATTCTTGAATCTATTTCATAAGGGATTTCAAATATTTCTAAATATTTTTTTAAACTCTCGAAATCGTTACGGCTTTCTTCATCTAAATAATCAAGAATAGAAGGTGCTTTCTTTGCAGTCTCTATGTCTATTTTACAATCAAGCAATCTCAAAATGTTAGTGTTAAATCTTCTTTTGCAATCTTCGCATAAATTTGGTATAAGTGGTTCATAATAAACTTTCAAAGCTTTTTTGTAATTTTCTCTGCTTTTGGGAGTTCCTATACTATTAATTTTAATTTTAAAATTGTTTAATTTTAAGGTTGTTAAATAATCAAAAACTAAAACTATAAGTTCAGCATCAGCTAAAGGATGATCTGTTCCAAAAATTTCTGCCCCTATTTGATAAAATTCTCTATATCTTCCAGATTGTGGTTTTTCATACCTGAACATAGGTCCAATGTAAAAAAATTTTTGTGGTGATCCTAAATTTATCAAAGAATTTTCAATGTAAGCTCTAGCAACGGGGGCCGTCCCTTCCGGTCTTAATGTAATTAATCTAC
Proteins encoded in this region:
- the hisS gene encoding histidine--tRNA ligase, with protein sequence MGTYKRIKGTKDIFGDEIDYWNYVEDTAKDLFHRYGFMEIRTPIMEEEELFSRGIGQDTDIVQKEMYTFEDKKGRLITLRPEGTAPVARAYIENSLINLGSPQKFFYIGPMFRYEKPQSGRYREFYQIGAEIFGTDHPLADAELIVLVFDYLTTLKLNNFKIKINSIGTPKSRENYKKALKVYYEPLIPNLCEDCKRRFNTNILRLLDCKIDIETAKKAPSILDYLDEESRNDFESLKKYLEIFEIPYEIDSRIVRGLDYYSKTAFEVIHKDLGEQTVIVGGGRYDNLVEQLGGPKTPAVGFALGIERIIEALKKEEVKIKKRALIDVYIAFQGERGQIEGIKLSKELRKKGIKTFLNISQRNLSGQFRHADRLNARFTLVLGEDEISNDIVTIRDMESGEQTQVERSWVTEIILEKLNE